The Streptomyces uncialis genomic interval TGTTCGGGCGCTCGTACGGGTGATGTTCTGGCGAACCAGCTCGGACCCCTGGGTTCCGGTACGGGTCTCGTCAGCGTCACCGTCGGCGGCAACGACGCGGGCTTCGCGGATGTCATGACGGCCTGCGTCACCGGCTCCGAGAGCTCCTGCCTGTCCCGGGTCGCCTCCGCGCGCTCCTACGTCGACTCGACGCTGCCGGGTCTCCTCGACCGGGTCTACACGGCGATCGGCGACCGGGCACCCGCCGCCCAGGTCGTCGTCCTCGGCTACCCCCGCTTCTACAAGCTGAGCGGCACCTGTGTCGCCGGGCTCTCCGAGCGGGAACGCTCCGCGATCAACGCCGCGTCCGACCATCTCAACGGCACGCTCGCCAAACGCGCCGCCGACCACGGCTTCGCCTTCGCCGGGGTCGCCGACCGGTTCGCGGGACACGAGATCTGCTCCGGTGACGCGTGGCTGCACAGCGTCAACTGGCTCAGCATCGGCGAGTCCTACCACCCCAAGGCGAACGGCCAGTCCAGGGGCTATCTGCCCGCCCTGACGGCCGCCGCCTGACAATGAGGATGTTCGTGAGCGTTCCCCGGCGGGGTCTGACCCACCGCCTGACTGACTCA includes:
- a CDS encoding SGNH/GDSL hydrolase family protein, whose translation is MRRSRLTSYLSALLLAVGLTVTGAATAQASPQAAPTGYVALGDSYSSGVGAGAYDSSSGSCKRTPRAYPALWAAANSPSSFHFTACSGARTGDVLANQLGPLGSGTGLVSVTVGGNDAGFADVMTACVTGSESSCLSRVASARSYVDSTLPGLLDRVYTAIGDRAPAAQVVVLGYPRFYKLSGTCVAGLSERERSAINAASDHLNGTLAKRAADHGFAFAGVADRFAGHEICSGDAWLHSVNWLSIGESYHPKANGQSRGYLPALTAAA